One Legionella lansingensis genomic region harbors:
- a CDS encoding chitinase, translating to MKKTWFILCGAILVVTQAIAATKTVLFSPYADLTINAHWDSQTQSMQPMDLAKIAITNGIKAYHLAFITDSGSCQPAWGAQATYGLDSGFGKHLTDQLVQNGVDVAVSFGGANGTDISFNCDKSKLTTIFEQVVNTYQAKSLDFDIENGTADVPKLMQALQAFQKKNPKIKLSFTLPVMPEGLTFQGKQILNAAKDAGLNYQVNIMAMDYGPAYPGDMGQYAIQAATALYDNLKALYPEKAPEALWQQIIVTPMIGVNDVNSEQFTLQNTDALTQFAQTKQLGGLAMWSIARDRPCADKWASPVCSGNNSQTTEYEFVRHFLNNLSS from the coding sequence ATGAAAAAGACCTGGTTTATTCTTTGTGGTGCTATTTTGGTAGTAACTCAAGCTATTGCTGCAACAAAGACAGTTCTCTTTAGCCCTTATGCCGATCTTACCATTAATGCCCATTGGGATTCGCAAACGCAAAGTATGCAGCCTATGGATTTAGCAAAAATTGCTATAACCAATGGCATCAAGGCTTATCACTTAGCGTTTATTACCGATAGTGGTAGTTGTCAGCCGGCTTGGGGTGCTCAAGCCACTTATGGCTTGGATAGCGGCTTCGGAAAACACTTAACTGATCAGCTTGTCCAAAATGGCGTTGATGTCGCTGTTTCTTTTGGTGGTGCAAATGGGACAGATATTTCATTCAATTGCGACAAAAGCAAATTAACCACTATCTTTGAACAAGTGGTAAATACCTATCAAGCCAAATCTTTGGATTTTGATATTGAAAATGGTACAGCGGATGTCCCAAAGTTGATGCAAGCGTTGCAGGCATTCCAAAAAAAGAATCCTAAAATCAAATTAAGTTTTACCTTGCCGGTTATGCCTGAGGGATTAACGTTCCAAGGAAAACAAATCTTAAATGCCGCCAAAGATGCTGGACTCAATTATCAAGTTAACATCATGGCTATGGACTACGGTCCTGCTTATCCAGGCGACATGGGACAGTATGCCATTCAAGCTGCAACCGCTTTATATGACAATTTGAAAGCATTGTACCCTGAGAAAGCACCAGAGGCTTTATGGCAACAAATTATCGTTACTCCGATGATTGGTGTTAACGACGTCAACAGCGAGCAATTTACCTTGCAAAATACCGATGCTTTAACACAATTTGCACAAACGAAACAGTTAGGTGGCTTGGCAATGTGGTCGATAGCCAGAGACAGACCTTGCGCTGATAAATGGGCAAGCCCAGTTTGTAGTGGTAATAACTCGCAGACGACAGAATATGAGTTTGTGAGACATTTCCTTAATAATCTGTCTTCATAA
- a CDS encoding acyl-CoA dehydrogenase family protein, with the protein MDDLLFLDEQLHEDERMIRDSVSRFVSQDVVPLMAEAFEHAEFPREFIKKSADLGILGLTLPSEYGGAEASYVAYGLVCQELERGDSGLRSFVSVQSSLCMYPIFRYGSEEQKKRFLPAMAAGEIIGCFGLTEPDSGSDPASMRTSAKKVNGGWRLNGAKMWITNAPIADIAIVWAKTETGIRGFIVEKEFKGFHAPEIKQKMSLRASLTGELVLEDVFVPDENLLPASDKGLGAALSCLSQARYGIAWGAMGAAMACFDITRDYLLERKQFDKPLASFQLIQKDLADMYTEIIKAQCLNLQIGRLKDEQRDTPVMISLAKGNACREALKIARACRNLLGGNGISLEYHVIRHMLNLESVFTYEGTDNVHTLVLGRHITGVNAFG; encoded by the coding sequence GTGGACGATTTGTTATTTCTTGACGAACAATTACACGAAGATGAGCGCATGATTCGCGATAGTGTTTCGCGTTTTGTTAGTCAGGATGTCGTACCTTTAATGGCGGAAGCTTTTGAACATGCTGAGTTTCCAAGAGAATTTATAAAAAAATCTGCTGACTTGGGTATATTGGGCTTAACTCTGCCTTCTGAATATGGAGGGGCAGAAGCCTCTTATGTTGCCTACGGTTTGGTGTGCCAAGAATTAGAACGGGGTGATAGTGGATTGCGTAGTTTTGTGTCAGTACAAAGCTCGTTATGCATGTACCCTATATTTCGTTATGGTAGTGAGGAGCAAAAGAAGCGCTTTTTGCCAGCCATGGCTGCCGGTGAAATCATCGGCTGTTTTGGGCTGACTGAACCTGATTCAGGCTCTGATCCAGCCAGCATGCGGACCAGCGCCAAAAAGGTCAATGGTGGTTGGCGTTTAAATGGTGCAAAAATGTGGATCACCAATGCACCCATAGCTGACATTGCTATTGTATGGGCAAAGACAGAGACAGGCATTCGCGGCTTTATTGTTGAAAAGGAGTTTAAGGGTTTTCATGCCCCAGAAATTAAGCAGAAGATGTCTTTACGTGCCTCACTAACAGGTGAGCTCGTGTTAGAAGATGTTTTTGTACCTGATGAGAATCTTTTACCTGCCAGTGATAAAGGTTTAGGTGCCGCATTAAGCTGTCTAAGTCAGGCTCGATATGGCATTGCCTGGGGAGCAATGGGCGCTGCCATGGCTTGTTTTGACATCACTCGAGACTACTTGCTAGAACGCAAACAATTTGACAAGCCCCTCGCTTCTTTCCAACTCATTCAAAAAGATTTGGCAGACATGTATACCGAAATTATCAAAGCACAATGTCTTAATTTACAAATCGGCCGTTTAAAGGATGAGCAGCGAGACACCCCAGTGATGATCTCCTTGGCAAAAGGCAATGCTTGCCGTGAGGCTTTAAAAATTGCTCGCGCTTGCCGCAACCTGCTAGGGGGAAATGGTATTAGTCTTGAGTACCATGTCATTCGACATATGCTTAATTTAGAATCTGTGTTCACCTATGAGGGTACGGATAACGTACATACTCTAGTGCTTGGTCGACATATTACTGGAGTCAATGCATTTGGTTGA
- a CDS encoding thiamine pyrophosphate-dependent enzyme, whose amino-acid sequence MLDRASVVDEQFIKRVKDADFPRMKTPTSPADVGMDKKTAIELFDSQIKSRLLDLIARQLKEKALSYYTIGSSGHEGNVVFGKVFKISDMAFLHYRSGAFYLQRAKQLAGCDGVKDILLSLVAAADDPIAGGRHKVFGSVPLNIPPQTSTIASHLPKALGAALSITRAKELAINSKLPVDAVILCSFGDASTNHASAQTTLNACSWIATQGYPLPLIFICEDNGIGISVPTPANWVEDSIKGRPGLHYMTCDGLNIADTYRQALQAEYLARIKKQPVFLHMKCVRLLGHAGSDIESQYSSQAEIEARESQDPLLYTAGLLYREGWMSIQAMIDLYQANHALIEAKAMEVIHLPKMSSAKEVMSSLLPKIRNKRSYLPADEARRKEVFGSSYNQLAMKRNLCQQINFALTDLMMQYPNMLLFGEDIGKKGGVYRVTADLQSRFGQRRVFDSILDETTILGTAIGLAHNGFLPVPEIQFLAYLHNAEDQLRGEASTLSFFSNGQYQNPMVIRIAALAYQKGFGGHFHNDNSIAVLRDLPGVVVACPSNGPDAAMMLRTCMRLAHQEGRVVVFLEPIALYMTKDLHEASDNGWLFEYPSPDKTIELGEVGVFGEGDTVILSYANGYYLSRQAAKVLQEKYNIAVKLVDLRWLSPIPAEAILSEIAKAKRVLIVDEGRQSGSVSEGLMAFLMENAPPRLKIKRITGEDCFIPLGTAWQYLLPSRDSIVAAVLALHSVKREKERGRFVIS is encoded by the coding sequence ATGCTAGATAGAGCAAGTGTAGTTGACGAACAATTTATAAAGCGTGTCAAGGATGCTGATTTCCCGCGGATGAAAACACCGACCTCGCCTGCGGATGTAGGGATGGATAAAAAGACTGCTATCGAACTCTTTGATTCACAGATCAAATCGCGGCTGTTGGATCTCATTGCGCGTCAATTGAAAGAAAAAGCTTTATCTTATTACACCATTGGCAGCAGTGGTCATGAAGGCAACGTTGTTTTTGGTAAAGTCTTTAAAATCAGTGATATGGCTTTTCTGCATTATCGCAGTGGGGCTTTTTATTTGCAGCGTGCAAAGCAATTAGCAGGTTGTGATGGTGTCAAAGATATTCTACTTTCCTTAGTTGCTGCGGCTGATGACCCCATTGCCGGAGGACGTCACAAAGTATTTGGTAGCGTACCTTTAAATATACCGCCACAAACGTCTACCATTGCTTCTCATTTGCCCAAGGCATTAGGCGCAGCATTATCAATTACACGCGCAAAAGAATTGGCCATTAACAGCAAACTACCTGTTGATGCAGTGATTTTGTGTTCCTTTGGCGATGCGTCAACAAACCATGCGTCGGCTCAAACCACTTTAAATGCATGCTCATGGATTGCAACACAAGGTTATCCCTTACCGCTGATTTTTATTTGTGAAGACAATGGCATAGGTATCTCAGTACCTACTCCAGCAAACTGGGTAGAAGACTCAATAAAGGGACGTCCAGGATTACACTATATGACTTGCGATGGGTTAAACATTGCAGATACCTATCGACAAGCACTTCAGGCTGAATATTTGGCCAGAATTAAAAAACAACCAGTGTTTTTGCACATGAAATGCGTGCGTTTGCTAGGTCATGCAGGTTCAGATATTGAGTCTCAATATAGTTCTCAAGCCGAAATTGAAGCACGGGAGTCTCAAGACCCTTTATTGTATACAGCCGGTCTACTTTATCGTGAAGGATGGATGAGCATACAGGCAATGATCGATCTCTACCAAGCTAACCATGCTCTTATTGAAGCCAAAGCGATGGAAGTTATTCATCTACCTAAAATGAGTAGTGCTAAAGAAGTCATGTCTTCTTTGCTGCCCAAAATACGTAATAAACGCAGTTATTTGCCTGCAGATGAAGCGAGGCGCAAAGAGGTTTTTGGCAGCAGTTATAATCAATTGGCGATGAAACGCAATCTTTGCCAGCAAATTAATTTCGCCTTAACTGATCTGATGATGCAATACCCAAATATGTTGCTTTTCGGAGAAGATATAGGGAAAAAAGGTGGAGTATATCGTGTTACAGCTGATCTGCAAAGTCGCTTTGGCCAACGTCGTGTTTTTGATTCTATACTGGATGAGACAACCATTTTAGGCACGGCTATTGGCTTGGCGCATAATGGCTTTCTACCGGTCCCAGAAATTCAGTTTTTAGCTTATTTGCATAATGCAGAAGATCAATTACGTGGAGAAGCCTCTACCCTATCTTTTTTCTCCAATGGACAATACCAAAACCCTATGGTTATTCGCATTGCTGCTTTGGCCTATCAGAAAGGTTTTGGCGGTCATTTCCACAATGATAATTCCATTGCTGTTCTTAGGGATTTGCCAGGAGTTGTTGTTGCTTGTCCGTCCAATGGTCCTGATGCGGCCATGATGCTGCGTACTTGCATGCGCTTAGCTCATCAAGAGGGACGTGTTGTGGTCTTTTTAGAGCCTATCGCTTTATACATGACCAAAGATCTCCATGAGGCTTCCGATAACGGTTGGTTATTCGAATATCCATCCCCTGATAAGACGATTGAGCTCGGTGAAGTTGGTGTGTTTGGCGAAGGTGATACCGTGATTTTGAGCTATGCTAATGGTTATTATTTGTCCAGGCAGGCTGCAAAAGTTTTACAAGAGAAATATAACATCGCTGTGAAATTAGTCGATTTACGCTGGTTAAGTCCTATACCTGCAGAAGCGATACTGAGTGAGATCGCTAAGGCAAAGCGCGTGTTAATCGTGGATGAAGGGCGTCAAAGTGGTTCGGTGAGTGAAGGTTTAATGGCTTTCTTGATGGAAAATGCTCCTCCTCGTTTGAAAATAAAACGTATCACCGGTGAAGACTGCTTTATTCCATTAGGGACTGCTTGGCAGTATTTGTTGCCTAGTCGTGACAGTATTGTCGCTGCTGTTTTGGCATTGCATTCAGTTAAAAGGGAGAAAGAACGTGGACGATTTGTTATTTCTTGA